The Sorangiineae bacterium MSr11367 genome window below encodes:
- the purN gene encoding phosphoribosylglycinamide formyltransferase → MLNLGVLISGTGSNLKAVLDAIAEKRLDARVNVVISNVATAPGLEHARAHGVPTLVIDHKAFPNRQAFDGALVESLRAHEVEWVVLAGFMRVITPTLLDAFPLRIVNIHPSLLPAFPGMHAQKQAFDYGVRIAGCTVHLVDAGTDTGPILAQAAVPVLDTDDEPALRARILAEEHTLLPRVLQWMAEGRVTVAPAQDGARARVSVTRGEG, encoded by the coding sequence ATGTTGAACCTGGGCGTCCTCATCTCCGGCACCGGTTCGAACCTCAAGGCGGTCCTCGACGCCATTGCCGAGAAGCGGCTCGACGCGCGCGTCAACGTGGTCATCTCCAACGTGGCCACGGCGCCGGGGCTCGAGCATGCGCGCGCCCATGGCGTCCCCACCTTGGTCATCGACCACAAGGCCTTCCCGAATCGGCAGGCCTTCGACGGCGCCCTGGTCGAAAGCCTGCGCGCGCACGAGGTGGAATGGGTCGTCCTCGCGGGCTTCATGCGGGTCATCACCCCGACGCTGCTCGATGCGTTCCCCCTGCGCATCGTGAACATTCACCCGTCCCTGTTGCCGGCGTTTCCCGGTATGCACGCGCAAAAGCAGGCCTTCGACTACGGCGTGCGCATCGCAGGGTGCACCGTGCACCTCGTGGATGCGGGCACCGACACGGGGCCCATCCTGGCGCAGGCCGCCGTCCCCGTTTTGGACACGGACGACGAGCCGGCCTTGCGCGCGCGCATTCTCGCGGAGGAGCACACGCTCCTTCCGCGCGTCCTCCAGTGGATGGCCGAGGGCCGCGTCACCGTGGCTCCAGCCCAGGATGGAGCGCGCGCCCGCGTATCCGTGACGCGAGGTGAAGGATGA
- the purM gene encoding phosphoribosylformylglycinamidine cyclo-ligase, whose protein sequence is MAITYRKAGVDIDAGDELVERIKPLARATRIAEVLEDVGGFAGMCRLPSGLEDPVLVSGTDGVGTKLKVAFMTGVHDTIGFDLVGMCVNDVITCGARPLFFLDYFGTGKLDVAVGEAVVRGIANACKEVGCALLGGETAELPGMYAHGEYDLAGFAVGVVSRKNIIDGKRVAAGDVALGIASSGLHSNGYSLARHVLLETMHLGPDDAPVGLAGATVAQALLRPTRLYARHVAALTQDGTIDVRAMSHITGGGLPGNLPRVLPDGLGVQIEGTWPRPPIFQLIAEGGPVEEKEMRRTFNLGIGFVVIVPPEHAARAIEVLRAQGEEPYTLGHVVPVDPETPFEDRVVWPGA, encoded by the coding sequence ATGGCGATCACCTATCGAAAGGCGGGGGTCGACATCGATGCGGGCGACGAACTCGTCGAACGAATCAAGCCGCTTGCGCGCGCCACCCGCATCGCGGAAGTCCTGGAGGACGTCGGCGGATTTGCGGGCATGTGCCGCCTTCCGTCGGGCCTGGAAGATCCCGTTTTGGTGAGCGGCACCGACGGCGTCGGCACCAAGTTGAAGGTCGCCTTCATGACCGGCGTGCACGACACCATCGGGTTCGACCTGGTCGGCATGTGCGTGAACGACGTCATCACGTGCGGTGCGCGCCCGCTGTTCTTCCTGGACTACTTCGGCACGGGAAAGCTCGACGTCGCGGTGGGGGAGGCCGTCGTGCGCGGCATCGCCAACGCCTGCAAAGAGGTGGGCTGCGCCCTTCTCGGCGGGGAGACGGCCGAGCTGCCCGGCATGTACGCCCACGGCGAGTACGATCTCGCCGGCTTCGCGGTCGGCGTGGTCTCGCGCAAGAACATCATCGACGGCAAACGCGTCGCCGCTGGCGACGTGGCCTTGGGCATCGCCTCCAGCGGCCTGCACTCGAACGGGTACTCGCTCGCGCGGCACGTGCTCCTCGAGACCATGCACCTCGGCCCCGACGACGCCCCCGTCGGTCTGGCCGGAGCCACCGTCGCCCAGGCGCTCCTCCGTCCCACGCGGCTGTACGCACGCCACGTCGCCGCCCTCACGCAGGACGGCACCATCGACGTGCGCGCCATGAGCCACATCACTGGCGGCGGCCTACCGGGCAACCTCCCGCGTGTTCTCCCCGACGGACTTGGCGTCCAGATCGAGGGCACCTGGCCGCGCCCGCCGATCTTTCAGCTCATCGCCGAGGGCGGCCCCGTCGAGGAAAAAGAAATGCGCCGCACCTTCAACCTGGGCATCGGCTTCGTGGTCATCGTGCCGCCGGAACATGCGGCCCGCGCGATCGAGGTGCTGCGTGCTCAGGGCGAAGAGCCCTATACGCTCGGCCATGTCGTCCCGGTCGATCCCGAGACGCCCTTCGAAGACCGCGTGGTCTGGCCGGGAGCCTGA
- a CDS encoding sulfatase-like hydrolase/transferase, with the protein MSSWFGSTCLGVVLAASGLAVVHRYGTRAETALVPRIDAVAPSKVAPKPVAVGEAYQARTRFVSALGDARLDVPNAKMGLSMLKPHWRKMGVPFASLSDDARKLAMSIVLRTSAHEEAWSTKTPSGGNWMPNARVWNMNEGSFDQREGIFAPPPATVGYRVRIPPHAALSFSAAMVNRAVDDGVFTVTLVDAGGAEHELCSKRVSSAEASVWHDVTCPLEPWVGHDVELRFQTSSVPAPPERRPKAEKAPLNDDLGPVLATNLPLLVWGNPTLLAKELTNVPYNVVWIVVDALRPDVIPSFHDDAEDVKKLAAPYPPLDALLPKIDGLTPSLDALARAGTRFTNAHSAATWTRPGTLAMLAGARASEIGIESLHFVLHDSDIERYYSSEPPLISRILAKNGVLPRAFVNNFFMAGYATAGLDMGFERVADHRYHTRDTAEITHDTVSFIHDHASERFFLFCNYNSPHSPWEPPQKFLDRVPLPPAGPSDKHVRRYMAEAAKDDEAIGEVVRALDEAHLRERTLIVVTADHGETLSSAHDGVTSLDELPVRFHHAAGNYEETSRIPILAVLPGVIPANKAVTERVRSIDIAPTVLELQGLTPPTRMSGRSLVPLMGGAKEDERVVLTEGRATRGLMVGRYRLLAREGKAQTTRQGDKLVTASEELFDLEDDPGERHDIAPGRPDLVAEMRARLAAAEKNVAVAGAESVSRKEGKDGLVPLHLRFVGGGAVHRVSGTLQAAGVAAAFRVEPVGIAREVIKVEGPRVEFGFSTVPDGAVGFDLRVEPADAKLAWDLYLDDRAWPADRFFAGPLGLWEASLEHGITTDEARSAIVSSSLPVINFTRDLGLFVTYSGARNEGGGLVAAGASAEEMSRVLRAWGYTARTGGSGVRAK; encoded by the coding sequence TTGAGTTCGTGGTTCGGGTCGACGTGCTTGGGCGTGGTGCTCGCGGCCTCGGGCTTGGCCGTCGTCCATCGCTACGGCACCCGCGCCGAAACCGCGCTCGTTCCGCGAATCGATGCCGTGGCGCCCTCCAAGGTGGCCCCCAAACCGGTGGCCGTGGGCGAGGCCTACCAGGCGCGCACCCGCTTCGTGTCCGCCCTCGGCGACGCCCGCCTCGACGTCCCCAACGCGAAGATGGGCCTCTCCATGCTGAAGCCGCACTGGCGCAAGATGGGGGTGCCCTTCGCGTCGCTGTCGGACGACGCGCGCAAGCTGGCCATGAGCATCGTGCTGCGCACCAGCGCCCACGAAGAGGCCTGGAGCACCAAGACACCCAGCGGCGGCAACTGGATGCCCAACGCGCGCGTCTGGAACATGAACGAGGGAAGCTTCGATCAGCGCGAGGGCATCTTCGCCCCGCCGCCTGCCACCGTGGGCTACCGCGTTCGCATCCCCCCGCACGCGGCGCTCTCGTTTTCCGCGGCCATGGTCAACCGCGCCGTCGACGATGGCGTCTTCACCGTGACCCTGGTCGACGCCGGCGGCGCCGAGCACGAGCTCTGTTCCAAACGCGTCTCCTCCGCCGAGGCGTCCGTGTGGCACGACGTCACGTGCCCCTTGGAGCCGTGGGTCGGCCACGACGTGGAATTGCGGTTCCAAACGTCGTCGGTCCCGGCTCCCCCCGAGAGGCGCCCGAAGGCCGAAAAGGCCCCCCTGAACGACGATCTCGGTCCCGTCCTCGCCACCAACCTTCCGCTCCTGGTGTGGGGCAACCCCACCTTGCTGGCCAAGGAGCTCACCAACGTCCCGTACAACGTCGTTTGGATCGTCGTCGATGCCCTGCGTCCCGACGTCATTCCAAGCTTTCACGATGACGCCGAGGACGTGAAGAAGCTCGCCGCCCCATACCCACCGCTCGATGCGCTCCTGCCGAAAATCGATGGCCTCACCCCGTCCCTCGATGCGCTCGCGCGTGCCGGCACCCGCTTCACGAATGCGCATTCCGCCGCCACGTGGACCCGTCCGGGCACCCTGGCCATGCTCGCCGGCGCCCGTGCCTCCGAGATAGGCATCGAATCGCTGCACTTCGTCCTGCACGACAGCGACATCGAGCGGTACTACTCCAGCGAGCCGCCGCTCATCTCGCGCATCCTCGCCAAGAACGGCGTCCTCCCGCGCGCGTTCGTGAACAACTTTTTCATGGCGGGTTACGCCACCGCGGGGCTCGACATGGGCTTCGAGCGGGTGGCCGACCATCGCTACCACACGCGCGACACCGCGGAGATCACCCACGATACGGTTTCCTTCATTCACGACCACGCGAGCGAGCGCTTCTTTCTCTTTTGCAACTACAACTCGCCCCACTCGCCGTGGGAGCCGCCGCAGAAGTTCCTCGACCGCGTTCCGTTGCCGCCCGCAGGCCCCTCCGACAAGCACGTGCGCCGCTACATGGCCGAGGCGGCGAAGGACGACGAGGCCATCGGCGAGGTGGTGCGCGCCCTCGACGAGGCGCATCTGCGCGAGCGCACGCTCATCGTCGTCACCGCGGATCACGGCGAGACGCTTTCCTCGGCGCACGATGGCGTCACCTCGCTCGACGAGCTTCCGGTGCGCTTCCACCACGCCGCGGGCAACTACGAGGAGACGAGCCGCATTCCCATTCTTGCCGTCCTCCCCGGCGTGATCCCCGCCAACAAGGCGGTCACCGAGCGCGTTCGCAGCATCGACATTGCCCCCACCGTGCTCGAGCTGCAAGGCCTCACGCCGCCCACGCGCATGTCCGGCCGCTCCCTGGTGCCGCTCATGGGCGGCGCCAAAGAGGACGAGCGCGTGGTCCTCACCGAGGGACGTGCCACGCGCGGGCTCATGGTGGGGCGCTACCGGCTGCTCGCGCGCGAAGGCAAGGCGCAGACGACGCGCCAGGGTGACAAACTGGTGACGGCGAGCGAGGAGCTGTTCGACCTGGAGGACGATCCGGGCGAGCGCCATGACATCGCCCCCGGCCGTCCCGACCTGGTCGCCGAAATGCGGGCCCGCCTCGCCGCCGCCGAGAAAAATGTCGCGGTGGCCGGCGCCGAGTCGGTTTCGCGAAAGGAAGGCAAGGACGGCCTCGTGCCCTTGCATCTGCGCTTCGTCGGCGGCGGCGCCGTGCACCGTGTGAGCGGCACCTTGCAGGCGGCCGGCGTGGCGGCGGCATTTCGCGTGGAGCCCGTGGGCATCGCGCGCGAGGTCATCAAGGTCGAGGGGCCGCGCGTCGAGTTCGGCTTTTCCACGGTTCCCGATGGTGCGGTGGGCTTCGACCTGCGCGTCGAACCCGCCGATGCGAAGCTCGCCTGGGACCTTTACCTCGACGACCGAGCATGGCCGGCCGATCGCTTTTTCGCGGGCCCGCTGGGCTTGTGGGAGGCCAGCCTGGAGCATGGAATCACCACCGACGAAGCGCGTTCGGCGATCGTCTCGAGCTCCCTGCCGGTCATCAACTTCACGCGCGATCTCGGCCTGTTCGTCACGTACTCCGGCGCGCGGAACGAAGGCGGCGGTCTCGTGGCGGCGGGGGCGAGTGCCGAGGAGATGAGCCGGGTACTTCGAGCCTGGGGATACACTGCCAGGACCGGAGGATCCGGGGTTCGTGCGAAGTAA
- the mgtE gene encoding magnesium transporter, producing MRLATLLSPDLKQLLRDDPDQVRELLDEIHAEDLADIVSELEPDEAAQLLARLPADEAAPIFERLDETEQEELAELMAPESVAHIASEMEPDDRADLFSVLPDAIGDKILETLQRVDPEAAEAVREIEKWPDTSAGHLMTTNYLSVAPTIRVEEAIEAVRAYSVENENSPIYNVYALTADEHVVGIASLRDLIVNPGHEPLENVLRTNIISVPPDMDQEEVARRMAKYDLNVMPVIAVDGKLLGIITIDDVVDVLTQEQTEDVQKLGGIEPLDVPYFQTRFGEFIRKRGGWLVILFVGEFFTQTALRYYDPIFQVLQGASYYIPLLISAGGNSGSQSSTLIIRGLAVGEVRGRDWWRVLVRELLMGLVLGAILGVIGFARVLMYRDQSLPFAFTIALTLVGIVVAGCTIGSMLPLILKKIGLDPATSSTPFIASLVDVAGIVVFVHVARIVMAGVLAAGVPHGAPVP from the coding sequence ATGCGGCTCGCGACCTTGCTCAGTCCGGACCTGAAGCAGCTCCTCAGGGATGACCCGGACCAAGTGCGCGAATTGCTCGACGAGATCCACGCCGAGGACCTCGCCGACATCGTCTCCGAGCTGGAACCGGACGAGGCCGCGCAGCTTCTGGCCCGCCTCCCCGCCGACGAGGCCGCCCCTATCTTCGAGCGCCTCGACGAGACGGAGCAGGAGGAGCTCGCGGAGCTGATGGCGCCCGAGTCGGTCGCGCACATCGCCAGCGAGATGGAGCCCGACGACCGGGCCGACTTGTTCAGCGTCCTGCCCGACGCCATCGGCGACAAGATCCTCGAGACCCTCCAGCGGGTCGACCCGGAGGCCGCCGAGGCCGTCCGCGAAATCGAGAAGTGGCCCGACACGAGCGCCGGCCACTTGATGACGACGAACTACCTGTCCGTCGCGCCGACCATCCGGGTCGAAGAGGCCATCGAGGCCGTGCGGGCGTACTCGGTCGAAAACGAGAACAGCCCCATCTACAACGTGTACGCGCTCACGGCCGACGAGCATGTGGTCGGCATCGCCTCGCTGCGCGATCTCATCGTGAACCCGGGCCACGAGCCGCTGGAGAACGTGCTCCGCACGAACATCATCAGCGTGCCGCCGGACATGGACCAAGAGGAGGTCGCGCGCCGCATGGCGAAGTACGACCTCAACGTGATGCCGGTCATCGCCGTCGATGGAAAGCTTCTCGGCATCATCACCATCGACGACGTCGTCGACGTTCTCACCCAGGAGCAGACGGAGGACGTCCAAAAGCTCGGCGGCATCGAGCCGCTCGACGTGCCGTACTTCCAGACGCGCTTCGGCGAGTTCATTCGCAAGCGCGGCGGCTGGTTGGTCATCCTCTTCGTCGGCGAGTTCTTCACGCAGACGGCGCTGCGCTACTACGACCCCATTTTCCAGGTGTTGCAGGGCGCGAGCTACTACATCCCCCTGCTCATCTCCGCCGGCGGCAATTCCGGCTCGCAGTCGTCGACCTTGATCATCCGCGGCCTCGCCGTCGGCGAGGTGCGCGGGCGCGACTGGTGGCGCGTCCTCGTCCGCGAACTCCTCATGGGCCTCGTGCTCGGGGCCATTCTCGGCGTCATCGGCTTCGCCCGCGTATTGATGTACCGCGACCAATCCCTGCCCTTCGCGTTCACCATCGCCTTGACCTTGGTCGGCATCGTCGTCGCAGGCTGCACCATCGGCTCCATGCTGCCCTTGATCCTGAAGAAGATCGGCCTCGACCCCGCCACCAGCTCCACGCCCTTCATCGCGAGCCTCGTCGACGTCGCCGGCATCGTCGTCTTCGTCCACGTCGCCCGCATCGTCATGGCCGGCGTCCTCGCCGCAGGCGTTCCTCACGGCGCCCCCGTGCCATAG
- a CDS encoding sulfatase-like hydrolase/transferase, which yields MTTGAAYVSVLAIWAGQAEEESGPRVHELRTFIMGHFGPDLYRFAVAILAASVVMGALLGLVARFLVACRDRMARRRERGSYGLALESFCVVVALHATWVAWTMSRRPALYSKWFYMKGGLRRLGQIVVCDVLGPTGVALLACAVLLVYLAGPRAQWPWWPGRLRRSVGVGGAAAIAVLAGFLFGVTRPQPPQLAFPAPKPPTPGQAPMNRSQNEKSMADEAYEGRKARMNRSQNEKSMADEAYEGRKARMNILLLAADSLRADRFNARTMPYMTQLAEHATVFEKAYVSVPRTFPSWTSWLTGRQPHHHGIVTMFPRWEDRTKDFDAAPSRFRRAGYRTMVVTDFVGDIFSRIDLGFSGVDAPAFDLVEVMRENLIQRETPLLPMLHTRVGRRVLPLMREVSAAADPDFLVEDTLDALDRGPRDQPFFMTVFFGTSHFPYPVPAPFHRRFTSPDYRGPYKYSWPVDLDVPSKETDEDIAHVRNLYDSAVASVDHAFARILEGLRARHLAERTIVVILGDHGEELFEFGRNLGHGDHLFGDEQTHVPLVIYDPRIGTGHRVSRIARAVDLAPTLYELTNLAQPPASEPMDGRSLVPALTGGDLAPVLAYSETEIWFSEETGLLSPNGLRIPYPDIENVTEVDKDHHSEMVMRKEMMPTIIASKHRMARDERFKLVYMPTRKGAKYMLFDTRADPNELRDVSAEYPEEAARLGAELRAYILRDPSLTMRNGVAVPRDALSTARPEVSGSPGQTLNAGVSL from the coding sequence ATGACGACCGGGGCCGCGTACGTTTCCGTGCTCGCGATCTGGGCGGGCCAGGCGGAGGAGGAGAGTGGTCCGCGCGTGCACGAGCTGCGCACCTTCATCATGGGGCACTTCGGACCGGATCTTTACCGGTTCGCTGTTGCCATCCTGGCCGCCTCCGTGGTCATGGGCGCACTGCTAGGCCTCGTGGCCCGCTTTCTCGTGGCATGCCGCGACCGGATGGCCCGCCGGCGTGAGCGCGGGTCGTATGGCCTCGCCCTCGAGTCGTTCTGCGTCGTCGTGGCCCTGCATGCCACCTGGGTTGCGTGGACCATGTCACGCCGCCCTGCGTTGTACTCGAAGTGGTTCTACATGAAGGGTGGCTTGCGCCGCCTCGGTCAAATCGTGGTGTGCGACGTCCTCGGCCCCACCGGCGTGGCGCTCCTCGCGTGTGCGGTCCTTCTCGTGTACCTGGCGGGGCCCCGCGCCCAATGGCCTTGGTGGCCGGGGCGGCTTCGTCGCTCGGTCGGTGTTGGCGGCGCCGCAGCCATCGCCGTCCTCGCGGGCTTCCTCTTCGGCGTCACCCGCCCGCAGCCACCGCAGCTCGCCTTTCCCGCACCGAAGCCACCGACGCCTGGTCAGGCGCCCATGAACCGGTCGCAGAATGAGAAATCGATGGCCGATGAGGCCTATGAGGGCCGCAAGGCCCGAATGAACCGGTCGCAGAATGAGAAATCGATGGCCGATGAGGCCTATGAGGGCCGCAAGGCCCGAATGAATATCTTGCTGCTCGCGGCGGACTCGCTGCGTGCCGATCGCTTCAACGCGCGGACGATGCCGTACATGACGCAGCTCGCCGAGCATGCGACGGTGTTCGAGAAAGCCTACGTCTCCGTGCCGCGGACCTTCCCGTCGTGGACGTCGTGGCTCACGGGGCGCCAGCCGCACCACCACGGCATCGTCACGATGTTTCCGCGATGGGAAGACCGCACGAAGGACTTCGACGCGGCCCCCAGCCGATTTCGCCGCGCCGGCTACCGCACCATGGTCGTGACCGACTTCGTCGGCGACATCTTCTCCCGCATCGACCTCGGCTTCTCCGGGGTCGATGCGCCGGCCTTCGATCTCGTCGAGGTGATGCGCGAGAATCTCATTCAGCGCGAGACGCCGCTCCTGCCGATGCTGCACACGCGCGTCGGTCGCCGGGTCCTGCCCCTCATGCGAGAAGTCAGCGCCGCCGCCGATCCGGATTTCCTCGTCGAAGATACGCTGGACGCGTTGGATCGAGGGCCTCGCGATCAGCCTTTCTTCATGACCGTGTTCTTTGGCACGTCCCACTTCCCGTACCCGGTGCCCGCGCCGTTCCACCGGCGCTTTACGTCGCCCGACTACCGCGGACCGTACAAATACAGCTGGCCCGTGGATCTCGACGTCCCCTCCAAGGAAACCGACGAGGACATCGCGCACGTTCGCAACCTCTACGACAGCGCCGTGGCCAGCGTCGATCACGCGTTCGCGCGCATCCTCGAGGGGCTCCGCGCGCGCCATCTCGCCGAGCGCACCATCGTCGTCATCCTCGGCGACCACGGCGAGGAGCTGTTCGAATTCGGTCGCAACCTCGGCCACGGCGATCACCTGTTCGGTGACGAGCAAACGCACGTGCCGCTGGTCATCTACGATCCGCGCATCGGCACCGGCCATCGCGTTTCGCGCATTGCGCGCGCCGTCGATCTGGCGCCCACGCTCTACGAGCTGACCAACCTGGCCCAGCCCCCCGCCTCCGAGCCCATGGACGGTCGCTCGCTCGTGCCGGCCCTCACCGGCGGCGATTTGGCCCCGGTGTTGGCGTACTCCGAAACGGAAATCTGGTTCTCGGAGGAGACCGGTCTGCTCAGCCCGAACGGTCTCCGCATCCCGTACCCCGACATCGAGAACGTCACCGAGGTCGACAAGGACCACCACAGCGAGATGGTGATGCGCAAGGAGATGATGCCCACCATCATCGCCTCCAAGCACCGCATGGCACGCGACGAGCGCTTCAAGCTCGTGTACATGCCTACCCGCAAGGGTGCGAAGTACATGCTTTTCGATACGCGGGCGGATCCGAACGAGCTTCGCGACGTTTCGGCGGAATACCCGGAGGAGGCGGCCCGCCTCGGGGCCGAGCTGCGCGCGTACATCTTGCGCGATCCGAGCCTGACGATGCGCAACGGTGTGGCCGTTCCGCGCGACGCCTTGAGCACGGCGCGTCCGGAGGTTTCCGGCTCGCCGGGACAGACGTTGAACGCAGGGGTTTCCCTTTGA
- a CDS encoding N-acetyltransferase, whose translation MATRKRSSLASRPRRRSGEPAKAYPTAVVQAGAVIGKDAVIGAFCFVAKGARIGAGCRIQSHTSVWAGVTLEEDVFVGPAATFTNVRHPRAAFSRAPGPGETWDETHVGRGATLGANSTLVAPVRIGDHALIAAGAVVTRDVPAHAIVAGVPARIIGWACPCGETISHAQRRPKRLTCGACVKPKKKETARTPGSPD comes from the coding sequence ATGGCCACACGGAAAAGGAGCTCCCTCGCGTCCAGGCCGCGCCGCCGCTCCGGTGAGCCCGCCAAAGCGTACCCCACCGCGGTCGTACAAGCGGGCGCGGTCATCGGGAAAGACGCCGTCATCGGGGCCTTTTGCTTCGTGGCCAAAGGCGCACGCATCGGTGCGGGATGCCGCATCCAGAGCCACACGAGCGTATGGGCCGGCGTGACCCTGGAGGAAGACGTCTTCGTGGGCCCCGCCGCCACGTTCACCAACGTGCGGCACCCGCGCGCAGCCTTCTCCCGTGCACCTGGCCCCGGCGAAACCTGGGACGAGACCCACGTCGGCCGCGGCGCCACCCTTGGCGCAAACTCGACCTTGGTCGCGCCCGTGCGCATCGGCGACCACGCCCTCATCGCCGCCGGCGCCGTCGTCACCCGCGACGTCCCCGCCCACGCCATCGTGGCTGGCGTCCCCGCACGCATCATCGGCTGGGCCTGCCCCTGCGGCGAAACCATCTCCCACGCCCAACGCCGCCCGAAACGCCTTACCTGCGGGGCATGTGTAAAACCGAAGAAGAAGGAAACCGCCAGGACGCCAGGGTCGCCAGACTGA
- the amrB gene encoding AmmeMemoRadiSam system protein B translates to MPDPRHGRVLVLRDTHGIASGHACIPPALVPVVARFTGEHAYEHIARDASAEAGVQIPVELVRKLADELDEALFLDSPTYHRARANIERDFATAPVRKAAHAGGAYLGEAADLRKYLDEKCLGRATLDDLDGHGRSIVGLVAPHIDPWRGALGYGQAYSALASRLPPEADTFIVFGTSHAPMREPFALCRKTFDTPLGAVSADFEAIDQLAGAARFDPYADQFNHKREHSLEFQVVFLKHLLGEKPIRIVPILAGLGEHQANGGDPSEDTHVEAFLDGVRNLVESRPGRVVLIAGADLAHVGPRFGDAQAMNERERAHLEKTDRESLARAIERDPSAFWEDVARDLDTRRVCGLAPIYALLKSLPAKTASLKAKVRSANGHAKTRTNGKHAGRIGNGNGNGLANGNGHGRGNGAAYAQLLHYEQTVDKEDGSIVSHAGVAFFE, encoded by the coding sequence GTGCCCGATCCGCGTCACGGACGGGTCCTGGTCCTCCGCGATACGCATGGAATCGCGAGCGGACACGCCTGTATCCCGCCCGCGCTGGTGCCCGTGGTGGCGCGATTTACCGGGGAACACGCGTACGAGCACATTGCACGCGATGCGTCAGCCGAGGCTGGGGTGCAGATACCGGTCGAGCTCGTTCGGAAGCTAGCCGATGAGCTCGACGAGGCGCTTTTTCTGGATAGCCCAACCTATCACCGAGCCCGCGCCAACATCGAACGAGACTTTGCCACGGCTCCGGTGCGCAAGGCGGCCCATGCGGGCGGCGCGTACTTGGGTGAAGCGGCGGATTTGCGCAAGTACCTCGACGAGAAATGCTTGGGCCGCGCGACCTTGGACGATCTCGATGGGCACGGTCGGAGCATCGTCGGGCTGGTGGCACCGCACATCGATCCTTGGCGCGGGGCGTTGGGGTATGGGCAGGCCTACTCTGCGCTGGCCTCCCGGCTGCCTCCCGAGGCGGACACGTTCATCGTCTTTGGCACATCGCACGCGCCGATGCGCGAGCCGTTCGCGCTCTGTCGAAAGACGTTCGACACGCCGCTGGGTGCCGTTTCGGCGGACTTCGAGGCCATCGATCAATTGGCCGGCGCGGCGCGGTTCGATCCGTATGCGGATCAGTTCAACCACAAGCGGGAGCACTCGCTGGAGTTCCAAGTCGTCTTTTTGAAGCACCTGCTCGGCGAGAAGCCGATTCGCATCGTGCCCATTCTCGCGGGGTTGGGAGAACATCAAGCCAACGGTGGCGATCCCTCCGAGGACACGCACGTGGAGGCCTTCCTCGACGGGGTGCGAAACCTCGTCGAGAGCCGGCCGGGCCGGGTGGTCCTCATCGCGGGTGCGGATCTCGCGCACGTTGGCCCGAGGTTTGGCGATGCGCAGGCGATGAACGAGCGCGAACGCGCCCACTTGGAAAAGACGGACCGCGAATCGCTGGCACGGGCCATCGAGCGCGATCCCAGCGCCTTCTGGGAAGACGTGGCGCGCGATCTCGATACACGCCGCGTGTGCGGGCTCGCGCCCATTTACGCGCTGCTCAAGTCTCTTCCGGCGAAGACGGCATCCCTCAAGGCCAAAGTGCGAAGTGCCAATGGCCACGCGAAGACGCGCACGAATGGCAAACACGCCGGCCGAATCGGGAATGGCAACGGGAATGGCCTCGCAAATGGGAATGGGCATGGCCGCGGCAACGGCGCCGCGTATGCGCAGCTCTTGCATTACGAACAGACTGTCGACAAAGAGGATGGCTCGATTGTCAGCCACGCGGGCGTAGCGTTCTTCGAATAA